The Dongia rigui genome includes the window TTCTCCTGGTTGGCAGCAATCCAGGCATCCGCCACGTCGTCGAGCGACTTCTTGTCGAGGTCGACCTCGCCAATCAGCGTGTTCATCTCATCATCGGTGAATTTCATGTTCTTGGCGATCTTATGCGCCACCGGCCACTTGTCGGCGAAACCCTTCCAAGAATACTTGTAGATCTCGCCATGCGGCTTGCCGCAGTCATAGGCCTTGTCGGGGTTCGAACCCCAGGCCGGGTCGTTGTAGCATTCGGGCGTCCATTCCGGGAACTGCACCCACTCGCCCTTATACTTCGCCGGTGCCCAATGCGGGGTGTAGATCCACAGAATGATCGGCGCCTTGCGCTGATAGGCGGATTCAAGCTCGGCGAACATCGCGGCGTCGGTGCCGGCATGGACCACTTCGAAGGGCAGGTCGAGCGCTTCGACACGCTCGTCGTCAAAGCCGCCCCAGGTCACCGGGCCACCGAGATAGCGCCCCTTCGGCGCGGTTTCCGGCGTCGAGAAAGCTTCGGCGCAGCCTTTCAGCGCCTCCCAATTGGGAAGGCCCGGGCACTTCTCCTTCATGTATTCCGGAAACCACCATTCTTCCTTGGCCTTGGGACCGATGGGACCGAGGTTTTCGGTCTCGCCACTGGCATCAGCGTCTGCCATCGCTTCGCGCGCGGTCGTGTCCCAATACTCCATGCCGATGGTGAGATCGCCGGTGCGCAGACCCGTTTGGATGCTGGCAAGGTAATCCGACGTCACCAGTTCGGTGTTGTAGCCGTATGATTTCAGGATCTTCGACAGGATGGTCGCGTTCAGATTGACGCTGGTCCAGTCAAAGAGGGCGATCTTGATCGGATCGGTGCTTTCCGGTTCCGCCGCGGCGGGCATCGAAAAGCCGGCGCCGAGGGCCAAAGCCATGGCGGCACCCATCGCCTTGCGGCGGAAGGTCATCGTCATTCCACGTCTCCCGATTTGCCTCAATCGGCTCCGTTCGTCGGAGCGCTGTGTATTAGTATGAAAATCTAGCCACAGCCCCAAATGGTTCGCAAGTCAATTGTGCGAAATTCGTGGAAACGATGTTGATTTGACCGC containing:
- a CDS encoding ABC transporter substrate-binding protein, giving the protein MTMTFRRKAMGAAMALALGAGFSMPAAAEPESTDPIKIALFDWTSVNLNATILSKILKSYGYNTELVTSDYLASIQTGLRTGDLTIGMEYWDTTAREAMADADASGETENLGPIGPKAKEEWWFPEYMKEKCPGLPNWEALKGCAEAFSTPETAPKGRYLGGPVTWGGFDDERVEALDLPFEVVHAGTDAAMFAELESAYQRKAPIILWIYTPHWAPAKYKGEWVQFPEWTPECYNDPAWGSNPDKAYDCGKPHGEIYKYSWKGFADKWPVAHKIAKNMKFTDDEMNTLIGEVDLDKKSLDDVADAWIAANQEKIKQWAE